From one Macaca nemestrina isolate mMacNem1 chromosome 5, mMacNem.hap1, whole genome shotgun sequence genomic stretch:
- the LOC139363464 gene encoding patr class I histocompatibility antigen, A-108 alpha chain-like isoform X1, protein MAVMAPRTLLLVLSGVLALTQTRAGSHSMRYFYTSMSRPGRWEPRFIAVGYVDDTQFVRFDSDAESPRMEPRAPWVEQEGPEYWDRETQNMKTATQTYRVNLRTLLRYYNQSEAGSHTIQKMYGCDLGPDGRLLRGYEQFAYDGRDYIALNEDLRSWTAADMAAQNTQRKWEAEDVAEQHRTYLEGECLESLRRYLENGKETLQRADPPKTHVTHHPVSDHEATLRCWALGFYPAGITLTWQRDGEEQTQDTELVETRPTGDGTFQKWAAVVVPSGEEQRYTCHVQHEGLPKPLTLRWEPSSESTIPMVGIIAGLVLLGTVVTGAVVAAVMWRRKSSDR, encoded by the exons ATGGCGGTCATGGCGCCCCGAACCCTCCTCCTGGTGCTCTCAGGggtcctggccctgacccagacccGGGCGG GCTCTCACTCCATGAGGTATTTCTACACCTCCATGTCCCGGCCCGGCCGCTGGGAGCCCCGCTTCATCGCCGTGGGCTACGTGGACGACACGCAGTTCGTGCGGTTCGACAGCGACGCCGAGAGTCCGAGGATGGAGCCGCGGGCGCCGTGGGTGGAGCAGGAGGGTCCAGAGTATTGGGACCGGGAGACACAGAACATGAAGACCGCGACACAGACCTACCGAGTGAACCTGCGGACCCTGCTCCGCTACTACAACCAGAGCGAGGCCG GGTCTCACACCATCCAGAAGATGTACGGCTGCGACCTGGGGCCCGACGGGCGCCTCCTCCGCGGGTATGAACAGTTCGCCTACGATGGCAGGGATTACATCGCCCTGAACGAGGACCTGCGCTCCTGGACGGCCGCGGACATGGCGGCTCAGAACACCCAGCGCAAGTGGGAGGCGGAGGATGTGGCGGAGCAGCACAGAACCTACCTGGAGGGCGAGTGCCTGGAGTCGCTCCGCAGATACCTGGAGAACGGGAAGGAGACGCTGCAGCGCGCGG ACCCCCCCAAGACACATGTGACCCACCACCCCGTCTCTGACCATGAGGCCACCCTGAGGTGCTGGGCCCTGGGCTTCTACCCTGCGGGGATCACACTGACCTGGCAGCGGGATGGAGAGGAACAAACTCAGGACACGGAGCTCGTGGAGACCAGGCCTACAGGGGATGGAACCTTCCAGAAGTGGGCAGCTGTGGTGGTGCCTTCTGGAGAGGAGCAGAGATACACCTGTCATGTGCAACATGAGGGTCTGCCCAAGCCCCTCACCTTGAGATGGG AGCCGTCTTCCGAGTCCACCATCCCCATGGTGGGCATCATTGCTGGCCTGGTTCTGCTTGGAACTGTGGTCACTGGAGCGGTGGTTGCTGCTGtgatgtggaggaggaagagctcaG ATAGATAA
- the LOC139363464 gene encoding patr class I histocompatibility antigen, A-108 alpha chain-like isoform X2 — MAVMAPRTLLLVLSGVLALTQTRAGSHSMRYFYTSMSRPGRWEPRFIAVGYVDDTQFVRFDSDAESPRMEPRAPWVEQEGPEYWDRETQNMKTATQTYRVNLRTLLRYYNQSEAGSHTIQKMYGCDLGPDGRLLRGYEQFAYDGRDYIALNEDLRSWTAADMAAQNTQRKWEAEDVAEQHRTYLEGECLESLRRYLENGKETLQRADPPKTHVTHHPVSDHEATLRCWALGFYPAGITLTWQRDGEEQTQDTELVETRPTGDGTFQKWAAVVVPSGEEQRYTCHVQHEGLPKPLTLRWEPSSESTIPMVGIIAGLVLLGTVVTGAVVAAVMWRRKSSGEEGVRSGVWDFLSCFCSTPGSDSAQGSDVSLTALKARPWGA; from the exons ATGGCGGTCATGGCGCCCCGAACCCTCCTCCTGGTGCTCTCAGGggtcctggccctgacccagacccGGGCGG GCTCTCACTCCATGAGGTATTTCTACACCTCCATGTCCCGGCCCGGCCGCTGGGAGCCCCGCTTCATCGCCGTGGGCTACGTGGACGACACGCAGTTCGTGCGGTTCGACAGCGACGCCGAGAGTCCGAGGATGGAGCCGCGGGCGCCGTGGGTGGAGCAGGAGGGTCCAGAGTATTGGGACCGGGAGACACAGAACATGAAGACCGCGACACAGACCTACCGAGTGAACCTGCGGACCCTGCTCCGCTACTACAACCAGAGCGAGGCCG GGTCTCACACCATCCAGAAGATGTACGGCTGCGACCTGGGGCCCGACGGGCGCCTCCTCCGCGGGTATGAACAGTTCGCCTACGATGGCAGGGATTACATCGCCCTGAACGAGGACCTGCGCTCCTGGACGGCCGCGGACATGGCGGCTCAGAACACCCAGCGCAAGTGGGAGGCGGAGGATGTGGCGGAGCAGCACAGAACCTACCTGGAGGGCGAGTGCCTGGAGTCGCTCCGCAGATACCTGGAGAACGGGAAGGAGACGCTGCAGCGCGCGG ACCCCCCCAAGACACATGTGACCCACCACCCCGTCTCTGACCATGAGGCCACCCTGAGGTGCTGGGCCCTGGGCTTCTACCCTGCGGGGATCACACTGACCTGGCAGCGGGATGGAGAGGAACAAACTCAGGACACGGAGCTCGTGGAGACCAGGCCTACAGGGGATGGAACCTTCCAGAAGTGGGCAGCTGTGGTGGTGCCTTCTGGAGAGGAGCAGAGATACACCTGTCATGTGCAACATGAGGGTCTGCCCAAGCCCCTCACCTTGAGATGGG AGCCGTCTTCCGAGTCCACCATCCCCATGGTGGGCATCATTGCTGGCCTGGTTCTGCTTGGAACTGTGGTCACTGGAGCGGTGGTTGCTGCTGtgatgtggaggaggaagagctcaGGTGAGGAAGGGGTGAGGAGTGGGGTCTGGGATTTCTT GTCCTGTTTTTGTTCTACTCCAGGCAGTGACAGTGCCCAAGGTTCTGATGTGTCTCTCACGGCTTTAAAGGCGAGACCCTGGGGGGCCTGA